Within the Pseudomonas orientalis genome, the region CGTTGTATCTGGTGGACCTCAAGGTCTCAGGCGCGAGCCCGGAAATGCTGGTGGGTACGCCGGATAAGCCGGTTATCCCACCACGCATCTGGCTCTTTGTGTTCGCAATCATTGCCCACAACATCCCGGAAGGCATGGCCGTGGGTGTTTCTGCCGGCGGCGGCATGGCGGATGCCGACAGCCTCGCCATGGGCATTGCCCTGCAGGACGTACCGGAAGGCCTGGTGATTGCGCTGGTATTGGCAGGGGCGGGAATGTCGCGGGTCAAGGCGTTTCTGATCGGCGCAGCGTCGGGATTGGTAGAGCCGGTATTTGCAGTGCTCTGTGCGTGGTTGGTGAGCCTTGCCGAAGTGCTGCTGCCCTTGGGCCTGGCACTCGCTGCGGGGGCGATGCTGCTGGTGGTGACCCATGAGGTCATCCCTGAGTCACGCCGCAACGGTCACGACAAGCTCGCCAGCCTGGGATTGTGCATCGGGTTTTGCTTGATGATGGTGATGGATACGGCGTTGGGATAGCAGGAGCGAGCCAGTTCGCTCCCGCAAGAGGAAGTCGTTATTCACCCTCGTCGAAGTAGTTGTTGATCAGCGCGACTAACGCGTCCATCGCTTCCTGGTCTTGTTCACCCTCGGTTTTCAGATGGATTTTGGTGCCCTTGCCTGCGGCGAGCATCATCATTGCCATGATGCTCTTGCCGTCTACCATCGATTCAGGATCACGCCCGGCGCGGATCTGGCAGGGGAACTGCCCGGCAACACCGACAAACTTGGCTGATGCGCGGGCGTGCAAGCCCAGCTTGTTGATGA harbors:
- a CDS encoding ZIP family metal transporter, producing the protein MGTETLAISSVRLFRYAFGSLLLLVGTALLVAHGLAWLDLEPRILRALQGGAICALGTALGAVPVLVIRRMPAALSDTLLGFGAGVMLAATAFSLVVPGIAAAENLGLSPWGAGGLISFGIMLGAFALYLVDLKVSGASPEMLVGTPDKPVIPPRIWLFVFAIIAHNIPEGMAVGVSAGGGMADADSLAMGIALQDVPEGLVIALVLAGAGMSRVKAFLIGAASGLVEPVFAVLCAWLVSLAEVLLPLGLALAAGAMLLVVTHEVIPESRRNGHDKLASLGLCIGFCLMMVMDTALG
- a CDS encoding HPr family phosphocarrier protein; its protein translation is MPAREIEIINKLGLHARASAKFVGVAGQFPCQIRAGRDPESMVDGKSIMAMMMLAAGKGTKIHLKTEGEQDQEAMDALVALINNYFDEGE